The following proteins are encoded in a genomic region of Lutra lutra chromosome 16, mLutLut1.2, whole genome shotgun sequence:
- the CCDC43 gene encoding coiled-coil domain-containing protein 43 — protein MRSGPAARPVRHCGRRPGAWQDPDPKMAAPSEVAAAASGEGDGVSTAFGSWLDGRLEALGVDRAVYGAYILGVLQEEEEEEKLDALQGILSAFLEEDSLLNICKEIVERWSESQNVVTKVKKEDEVQAIATLIEKQAQIVVKPRMVSEEEKQRKAALLAQYADVTDEEDEADEKDDSCASTVNIGSDKSLFRNTNVEDVLNARKLERDSLRDESQRKKEQDKLQRERDKLAKQERKEKEKKRTQRGERKR, from the exons ATGCGCAGTGGGCCCGCAGCGCGGCCCGTCAGGCACTGCGGTAGGCGCCCTGGAGCCTGGCAGGACCCTGACCCCAAGATGGCGGCGCCCAGCGAAGTGGCTGCGGCTGCCTCTGGAGAAGGCGATGGCGTGAGTACCGCCTTTGGGTCCTGGCTGGATGGACGGTTGGAGGCGCTGGGAGTGGACCGAGCCGTTTACGGCGCCTACATCCTGGGTGtcctgcaggaggaggaggaagaagagaagctgGACGCTCTGCAGGGTATCCTTTCTGCTTTCTTG GAAGAAGATTCGCTTCTTAACATCTGCAAGGAGATTGTGGAACGATGGTCGGAAAGTCAGAATGTCGTCACCAAAGTGAAAAAAGAAG atGAAGTACAGGCCATTGCCACCCTAATTGAGAAGCAAGCACAGATTGTGGTGAAGCCCAGGATGGTGTccgaagaggagaagcagagaaaagccGCCCTTCTGGCCCAGTATGCTGATGTGACAGATGAGGAAGA CGAAGCAGATGAGAAGGACGACTCCTGTGCCTCCACAGTGAACATTGGTTCTGATAAAT CTCTGTTCCGAAACACCAATGTGGAAGATGTCCTCAATGCCCGAAAACTGGAGCGAGACTCACTTCGGGATGAGTcccaaagaaagaaggaacaggacaagctgcagagggagagggacaaactaGCCAAGCAGGAGcgcaaggaaaaggaaaagaaaaggacacaaaGAGGAGAGCGGAAGCGATAA